One Thiocapsa sp. genomic window, GCAATGACCGCCATTTCAGGCTCGGCAGTCGTCACCAGAGAGCGTTCCGACGAGAAGGCCACCCTGAGCGGGTGCCCCTGATCCTCGACCGGAATCTCGGCGAGGACCTCCGTCGGCCCATCGACCTCCTCGGTGCTTAAGCGGACCCCGTACCCGGCGATGAGGTCGCCCTCCTCCGCGGCCCCGGGACCCGACTCGCGCGCCGTGACCACCAAGCGCCCGCCGTCCGTCATCCATTGATCGAGCGCCCGACGGCGCTCGGGCGCGCGAGACCCCGGGTGGCGCACGACCAACGTATCGGTCGAGGGCGGTAGCAGTCGTAGACGCTCGCGCCCGCTTTCGCTCGACACCGGGATCTCCAGACGCGCCAGAAAGCGCTCCGCTGCGAGGAAGGGGTTGCGCCTGGCCTCTTCCGAAGGACCGATCTCGATCTCCAGGGTCCTGCGCTCGAGCTGACTCAGGACGGTGCCGATCAGGGCGACGACGACCAGGATCAGCCCGGCGACCACCAGCCTGAGGACGCGGCGTTCAGGCGTCATGAGGCGCTCCCGGATCTCGGGTCGGCTCGGTCGGCTCGGTCGGCTCGGTCTGCAGATCCCGAGCACGACACCAGTCGTCGAGCAGCGCCAACAGCTCGGCGCCGGAAGGCTGCCGATGCGCGTACGCGACCCGGCTCCAGTGTACGGTCAAGCGGGTCATGAGACCGACGTGCGGGGCCGGCAGGGCCTGCGCCGCCAATGCCAGACAATCGCCTTCGGTCGCACCCGCCGGGATCGCGACACCCTGCCGGGCGAGCTCGGCGAGGCTCGCGCGGTACAACAACGCGAGGGCCGCGCGATGCTCGCCCTTGTCGATCAAGCCGCGGACGCTCGCCGGAATGTCGTCGGGAAACGGCTCCGCGCCGAGATGACCGATCAGGATGGTCGTCCCGTCTGCGTCGCCTCGCCGTCCCCGCCTTGATCCACGCCATCGGCGTCGACCCCACAGCCCCCCCTGAATCACCCGCAGCGCCAGCCAGACGAGCGAGGCAAGGGCGAGAACAATGAGGGACCACTTGAGGATCTCGGCGAGCCTCACCGCCAGTGCGCCGAGGTCGCTCGGCCAGGTCCAGCCCTCGACGGGCTCGACCGGATCGCGCTCGACCGGCAGCCAGAGCGTCACCTCTTGCGTGCCGCCGAAGTCCTCGTCCGCAAGGATCTCCCGGATGAGGACCTGTGCCTCGTCCCGATCAAGAACGGTTTCAAGACCGGCTTCAAGCGCCCCATCCGGAGCGGCATCGTGCGGTGCCAACGCCTCCGCGGTGGGGCTCGGCATGGACAGCACCAGTCCAACGGCCAAGAGGCCGGCCAAGGTCAGACTCAAGGCTCCGCGGGCGGTCGCCTCCTGCTCGTCGCGGGCACGGCGAAACGCCAGCTCCAGATCCCATGCCTCCAGCTCGGTGCGACGGGTCAGATAGAGGCCGAAGCCGGCGCAGACGTAAAAGGGCGCGATCACCGAAAAGGCGAATAGATAAACAGCGGCGCTGAGCCAATAGACCGGGGAATCGGATTCGGTCACGGCAGCGTTCAGATCGAGACGGGGCAGCTCCTCGGGGACCAGGAAGACCAGTGCGAGCAGCACGCCGCCCCAAAGGATGGCCTCGAAGTGATAGCAGATCAGGGTCAGCCAGGTCGGCGCGCCGATGCCGTGGCTCAAGACCGCACGCCGGCGCCGGGCCTCAGCACCGCTCAGACCCTCCAGAAGCGTGACCGGCATCAGGAAGGAGCGACGCAATCCGAGTCGCCGCCACAGGAGCAGGGGCAGGAGGTGTCGCGTGAAGGCGGCGCGGATGATGCCGACACGCTCGGCCGGCTCCGGGCGCTCGCCGAGCAGGGCACGGCCCGCCCAGACCTGCAGCGGCGCCTCGTAGAGCGGCTTGCACCACCAGACGGCGACCAGCCAGAGGTCCGGCCGTCCGCCGGTCAGCACTGCCAGGAGCACGGCGACCGGCAGCGCGGTGATCCACCAGAGGATCCAAAGCGACAGGAACCACTGTCGTCCCAGCGCAAAGCCGAGATCCACCCCCTCCCAGGGGCGACGCGGGCGCAGACGCGCGCCGATGGCGTCAAGGCGCATCGTCGCCCGCTCGTCCGGCCAGCGCGAGGTAGATCGCGACCAGGACCCACCCGAGGACACCGACGCCGTATTTCAGCGCCGAAGGCGCAGGGCCTGCCGACCAGAAGGCCTCGATCACCGCGGCAAAGACCAGCAAAACCGCCGCACCGCCGACAAGGATCACGGCATCGCGCGCGTTCGCTCGGAGTGCGGCGAGTCGGGTGCGCTGCCCGGGGGCGAGGAGTGCCTGACCGAGCAGCAATCCGGCCGCGCCGCAGATGGCGATCGCGGTCAGCTCGTAAGGCCCGTGACCGCTGACGAAGGGCCAGAAGGTGGCACCGTAATCCAAGCGGGTCAGGTGTCCGGCGACGGCGCCGATGGACAAGCCGTTCACGAGCAGGATGACCAGGCTGCCGAGACCCAGGATCAGGCCGCCGGCAAAGGTGCGAAACCCGATCCCGACGTTGTTCATGACATAGAAGCCGAACATGGCCACGTCCGTGTCCGCCTGCCGCTCGCTGCCGCGCCCCGGTGTGTGCCGAGCGGGGTCATAGAGCGACTCGAGCTCCGCGACCTGCTCGGCATCGAGCAGGCTGTAGACGAGATCCGCATCCTGATGAACGGCGATGCCCATGCCGATCATCGGCAGGAAAAACAGTGCCGCCGCGATCCAAAAGACCGCCGAATGGCGACGCAGGGTCCGGGGAAACTGCCTGGCCATGAAATCGAGCGTGGCGCGCAACGGGGCCGATCCTCGCCGATAGAGCTGGCGGTGGCCCCGCCGCACCAGCCCCTCGAGCTCGGCGATCAACCCGGGGCTGTAGCGCCGACTGCGGGCCAGCGCGTAGTCGCTGCACAGACGTCGATGCAGCTGCGGAAAGGACGACAAGGTCGGGACATGTGCCCGCCGCTGCCGCGGGTTCTCGAGTGCGTCGAGCATGGCGCGGTAATCGGTCCAGATCGGCGACGCGGCGGCCTCGAAGGCATCCTGTTTCATCCGCGGCCGTCCGGCGCCCCGCGCGCGAGCCATGCGGCCCAGGCGTTGAGCTGCGCGACGGCGGCATCGCCCCGCCGGCCGACGCCGCCCGCAAGGATCTCGGCCAGCTCGATCCGGCGTGCATCGGAAAGGGTATGACCGCGCTCGGCGAAGGCCAGGATCGCCTGTTGCGCCTCGACCGGCAGACCGGCGGGCGGGGCTTGTGCAGCGACCTGCGGGATGCTCGGTTTCGCCGGCGGCGGATCGGCATAGACCACCAGGGTGCCGGCGGCCAGATCGCCGAGACGGCGGAAATCGCGATCCACCAGCATACTGACGAGCCCGACGCCGTAGAGCATCGGGAGAAAGTCCACGGCACGAAGCAGATTGCGGATCAGGGATGCAGGCAACCGCACGGGTGTCCCGTCGTCGTGCACCACCATCAGGCCCATGGCCCGCTTGCCCGGTGTGGCGCCGCTGCGCACCTCGAAGACCACGGGATAGAGCCATTCAAGCCCGAAGACGGCGAGCAGGATCAGGCCGGTGCCGAAGCCGGAAAAGGCCGCGAGCGGCAGCACGACGAGCAGGAGCGCGAAGCGGATGACGAGATCCAGAAGGTAGGCGATGGCGCGCGGAGCCGGACCGGCGACCCGCAGCGCAAGGTCGACACCTTCCGGTGTCTCGTGCAGCCGAACGGTATCGATGGGGGTCGGCATAATCCGTTCGGGGTGAGGGTCAGGTCAGGTCGGGGCAGGTCAGGTCAGGTCAGGTCAGGTCAGGTCAGGTAGCGTCCCGCTCCCCGGCATACAGCGCGAGCGGGAAACACTCGGTAATCAGGATGACCGGACGCCGATCGATGATGATGCGATAGGTTCGGCATACGGCACGGCCGCCGTCGGAGCTCACCTCCATGCCGACATCCAGAACCTCGCGATAGCTCTCCAGACCACTGTCGCGAATCAGCACGCCGATACCGATCTCGCGATCGATCAGGCGCTGGCGAAAGCCGGACGGGATCAGCTCGGTACGGATCAGCGAGAACGCCTCGGCAAAACTGCGGCCCGAATCCGTTCCGCGCAGCCGCGCATTGCGGATCAAACAACGATCGCCGGAAACGATCTGGATCGCGGGAACGGGCTCCTCGGCGGTCTCGAAACGCTGCTCGAGCGTATCGACCGCGACGGGCTCCCAGAAATAGGCCTCGAGGATCTTGGTCACGGTCCCGTCCGTCACCAGGAGTGCACGCAGGAAGGACGGAAGCGCCATCAGCGGCACCGGATCCCCGAAAGGGGCGGGGATGACGCCGTCGCGGACGAATCCGTCGCAACGAAAAGATTCCTGAGCGGATCGCGCGCCCTGGTCCTGCACTGAACGACCGTAAAAACGGCGCATCTGGATCTCCTGCGAGCCGACGAGGGCGGCTTTCCGACGGATCATCGGCGTGATCGACCGGGCACAATTCTGCCCCACGAGGGTGCGGCGTTCCAGTGCGGACGGACGGCAACACTCCATGTCGATAGACCGATCGCCGCCGCTCTGCGCTCCGGCGAACGATCTCGATCCGCCGCCGAAAAAAAACTCCCGGGCTCCGACGTTGCGGACTTGATACGTGGCTAAATTTGCCTCAATCTGTACAGTGACCCGCACCTGAGGCCGGCGCCTCGCACTCCTCGGAGTGAGGTAAAAGCAACAAGCGCGAGATCAGTGACCTACCTCGGCCCCGAGCGTCCCGGCACCGTCGGGCGGGACCAGGTCGGAGGTTCGGAAAAACCCGCGGTTATGTGTTATATACATAAGGGCCTAGTGGCCAACTTTGGAGATTTAAAACGATGACCAAGATTGTCAAGCTCGCTTCCCTGTCCGCTGTTGCCGTTCTCGGCGTTTCCTTGCTGGGCGGTTGTACGACGACCGACCAGACCGCTCGCGACATGGCTCAGCAAGCCATGGACACTGCCAACAGTGCCCAGGCTTGCTGCAACGCCAACACCGAGCGTCTTGACCGCATGTATCAGAAGATCATGGGCAAGTAAGACCCTTCCGAGGGACTGCGCCGGCTTCCCACGAGTTGTGGGATGCCGGTGTCTTCTTTAACCGCACGCTCGACCGCCTCCCAGTCGATTTTCACACCTTCGGTGTCCTTCACCCATTGAGGGATGACCTCTCTCGCGCTCCGTCGCACGCTCTTCTCGCCGGTTTGAACCTCCAGGTAAAGCTCGTCGCCACGCCACCCGACCTTGTAGGGTTGGTCGATGATGTTCACCGGCGTCGTGATGTCGGTCAAACCATATAATTCCTCGATACCCTCGGGGTACATGCGGATGCATCCGCCGCTGACTTCCATCCCGAGGCCCCAGGGTTGGCTGGTCCCGTGGATCAGGTAATCCGGATTGCTCAGCCGCATGGCATACTCGCCCAGCGGATTGTCGGGGCCCGGCGGTACCGTCGGCGGCAGGATGTGGCCGCGGGCGGCATGGTTCGCGCGCGTCATCGGGCCGGGTGTCCAGGTCGGCTTCTCGCGCTTTTCGATCACCTTAAAGCTGCCCAGCGGCGTGCTCATCGCGTCCTTGCCCACGGTGATGGCATAAATGCGCACCTCGTTGGGGTCATTCGGCGGGAAGTAGTAGAGCCGCTTTTCGGCGCGATTGACCACGATGCCGGTCCGTGGTGCATCCGGAAGCACGTAAAAGGCCGGAACCATCACGGGCGTACCCTCGCCGGGCATCCAGATATCCACCTTGGGGTTGGCTTGACGCATGTCGTCGAACCCCAGTCCATTGTGGCGCGCGATATCCAGCAAGGTATCCTGGGCACGCGCATTGAAGTAGAAGGGAACCCCCACCACCGAATCGTTCGGGTTCTCGATGCGGAAAGTCTCGGCGCCGGCCCCGTCGATGACCCCGACGCCCAACACGGATGCGCAGACCGCGGTGGCGATCCACGCGCCTTTGCGTCGGCCAAGATCAAAATCGCTCATAGACTCTCTCGCTTCTGTATCGGTTGAAATCGGATGAAGAAATTGTCGCGATTGTCGCACGTCCGCAACATCGGCGTCGCCGCCCACGTCGATGCGGGCAAGACCACGCTGACCGAGCGAATCCTCTTCTACACCGGCGCCTCCTACAAGATCGGCGAGGTCCATGACGGTGCTGCCCACATGGACTACATGGCCGAGGAGCAGCAACACGGCATCACCATCACCGCCGCCGTCACGAAGGCCCCCTGGCGAGAGCACCTGCTGCAGGTCGTCGACACACCCGGTCATGTCGACTTCACGATCGAGGTGGAGCGCGCCATGCGCGTCCTCGACGGCTGCATCCTGGTGCTCGACGGGGTACGGGGCGTAGAGCCTCAGACCGAGACGGTCTGGCGTCAACGCACCCGCTTCAATCTGCCCGCCATCTTCTTCGTCAACAAGATGGATCGCCCCGGGGCGGACTACCGACGGGCGCTCGACGCGGTCAGGCGACGCCTGAAGATCGAGCCGGTCGCCATCACCTTTCCGCTCCCGGAAGAGGGCGCGGTCGTGGATTTGATCGAGCGAAGGCGAATTGGTTTCCTCGGCGAGCAGGGGGATGCGCTCGCAACCGAGCCGTGCCCGGACGCGCTCTGGGAGGCGCTCTCGGATCTGCGCGAGTCTCTGTATCTGGCCGCAGCGGAGATGGACGAGGGCCTGGCCGATGGCGTCTTGGCCGGCGAGGAGCCCCCGCCCGAGGCCCTGCGCGCCGCGATCCGTCGCGGCACGCTGGCGGGCCGCTTCTGCCCCTGCTACGGCGGGAGTGCGCTCCGCAATCTCGGGGTTCAACCGCTGCTCGACGGGGTGGTCGATTTCCTGCCCGCCCCGCTCGACCGACCGTCCGCACATGCCGTGCTGCCGGACGGGACCGAGGTCGAGATCGCCATGGGCACCGAGGGTCCGCTGGCGGCCCTCGCCTTCAAGGTCCAACTCTGGGACGGACGCCGTCATGTCTTCGCGCGGATCTATCGCGGGACCTTGGCGCCGGGCGACGCGGTGGAGGTGCCGACCCCGAGCGGCGGGGCTCGGCGCGAGCAGGTCGCACGTCTCTTCGACGTGGATGCCGGCAAGAAGACCCGCATCGATCGGGCCGAAGCCGGCGAGATCGTCCTCCTGGCCGGACTGCGTCACGCCTCGACCGGCGATACACTCTGCGCCCCCGGCCACCTGCTGAGCCTCGAACGGATCGAGGCCCGCGCGCCGGTGCTCGGGCTGGCAATCGAGCCCGCCGCCGGCACGGACGAAGAGAAGCTGCTCGAGGTCTTGGACAAGGTGCAGCAGGAGGATCCGACCCTGCGCGTCGAGGAGGACCCCGAGACCGGCCAGCGACTGTTGCGCGGCATGGGGGAGTTGCACCTTCAGATCGTGCTCGAGCGCATCCAGCGCGAGTTCGGCGTGCGGATCCGCAGCGGCCGACCGGCCGTCGCCGTGCGCGAGACCATCCGCCGGCCGGCATCGGCGGATGCCCTCTTCGCGCCGCCGCCGACGCCCGATCCGCGTCAGCAGGATCTCATGGCGCGCGTCGCACTCGCGATCG contains:
- a CDS encoding DUF4129 domain-containing protein, which produces MRLDAIGARLRPRRPWEGVDLGFALGRQWFLSLWILWWITALPVAVLLAVLTGGRPDLWLVAVWWCKPLYEAPLQVWAGRALLGERPEPAERVGIIRAAFTRHLLPLLLWRRLGLRRSFLMPVTLLEGLSGAEARRRRAVLSHGIGAPTWLTLICYHFEAILWGGVLLALVFLVPEELPRLDLNAAVTESDSPVYWLSAAVYLFAFSVIAPFYVCAGFGLYLTRRTELEAWDLELAFRRARDEQEATARGALSLTLAGLLAVGLVLSMPSPTAEALAPHDAAPDGALEAGLETVLDRDEAQVLIREILADEDFGGTQEVTLWLPVERDPVEPVEGWTWPSDLGALAVRLAEILKWSLIVLALASLVWLALRVIQGGLWGRRRWRGSRRGRRGDADGTTILIGHLGAEPFPDDIPASVRGLIDKGEHRAALALLYRASLAELARQGVAIPAGATEGDCLALAAQALPAPHVGLMTRLTVHWSRVAYAHRQPSGAELLALLDDWCRARDLQTEPTEPTEPTRDPGAPHDA
- a CDS encoding stage II sporulation protein M, translating into MKQDAFEAAASPIWTDYRAMLDALENPRQRRAHVPTLSSFPQLHRRLCSDYALARSRRYSPGLIAELEGLVRRGHRQLYRRGSAPLRATLDFMARQFPRTLRRHSAVFWIAAALFFLPMIGMGIAVHQDADLVYSLLDAEQVAELESLYDPARHTPGRGSERQADTDVAMFGFYVMNNVGIGFRTFAGGLILGLGSLVILLVNGLSIGAVAGHLTRLDYGATFWPFVSGHGPYELTAIAICGAAGLLLGQALLAPGQRTRLAALRANARDAVILVGGAAVLLVFAAVIEAFWSAGPAPSALKYGVGVLGWVLVAIYLALAGRAGDDAP
- a CDS encoding RDD family protein, translating into MPTPIDTVRLHETPEGVDLALRVAGPAPRAIAYLLDLVIRFALLLVVLPLAAFSGFGTGLILLAVFGLEWLYPVVFEVRSGATPGKRAMGLMVVHDDGTPVRLPASLIRNLLRAVDFLPMLYGVGLVSMLVDRDFRRLGDLAAGTLVVYADPPPAKPSIPQVAAQAPPAGLPVEAQQAILAFAERGHTLSDARRIELAEILAGGVGRRGDAAVAQLNAWAAWLARGAPDGRG
- a CDS encoding chorismate pyruvate-lyase family protein; the encoded protein is MRRFYGRSVQDQGARSAQESFRCDGFVRDGVIPAPFGDPVPLMALPSFLRALLVTDGTVTKILEAYFWEPVAVDTLEQRFETAEEPVPAIQIVSGDRCLIRNARLRGTDSGRSFAEAFSLIRTELIPSGFRQRLIDREIGIGVLIRDSGLESYREVLDVGMEVSSDGGRAVCRTYRIIIDRRPVILITECFPLALYAGERDAT
- a CDS encoding alanine-zipper protein, which codes for MTKIVKLASLSAVAVLGVSLLGGCTTTDQTARDMAQQAMDTANSAQACCNANTERLDRMYQKIMGK
- a CDS encoding L,D-transpeptidase family protein, coding for MSDFDLGRRKGAWIATAVCASVLGVGVIDGAGAETFRIENPNDSVVGVPFYFNARAQDTLLDIARHNGLGFDDMRQANPKVDIWMPGEGTPVMVPAFYVLPDAPRTGIVVNRAEKRLYYFPPNDPNEVRIYAITVGKDAMSTPLGSFKVIEKREKPTWTPGPMTRANHAARGHILPPTVPPGPDNPLGEYAMRLSNPDYLIHGTSQPWGLGMEVSGGCIRMYPEGIEELYGLTDITTPVNIIDQPYKVGWRGDELYLEVQTGEKSVRRSAREVIPQWVKDTEGVKIDWEAVERAVKEDTGIPQLVGSRRSPSEGSYLPMIF
- a CDS encoding translation factor GTPase family protein — encoded protein: MKKLSRLSHVRNIGVAAHVDAGKTTLTERILFYTGASYKIGEVHDGAAHMDYMAEEQQHGITITAAVTKAPWREHLLQVVDTPGHVDFTIEVERAMRVLDGCILVLDGVRGVEPQTETVWRQRTRFNLPAIFFVNKMDRPGADYRRALDAVRRRLKIEPVAITFPLPEEGAVVDLIERRRIGFLGEQGDALATEPCPDALWEALSDLRESLYLAAAEMDEGLADGVLAGEEPPPEALRAAIRRGTLAGRFCPCYGGSALRNLGVQPLLDGVVDFLPAPLDRPSAHAVLPDGTEVEIAMGTEGPLAALAFKVQLWDGRRHVFARIYRGTLAPGDAVEVPTPSGGARREQVARLFDVDAGKKTRIDRAEAGEIVLLAGLRHASTGDTLCAPGHLLSLERIEARAPVLGLAIEPAAGTDEEKLLEVLDKVQQEDPTLRVEEDPETGQRLLRGMGELHLQIVLERIQREFGVRIRSGRPAVAVRETIRRPASADALFAPPPTPDPRQQDLMARVALAIEPLARGAGERVEWAARVIPEGAEPSTAQREAIEQSLRSTLAAGPLLAAQVQDILVRIAEVELFGAASTPEALGAAASKALRQALERAEPAAMHPIMRVEVVIPEPSLGTVLGDLQARRALIQGTESVGEDVAIRAEAALEPLLGYATALRSLTQGRGQFSMEFNRFDV